One stretch of Pseudobdellovibrionaceae bacterium DNA includes these proteins:
- the mtnA gene encoding S-methyl-5-thioribose-1-phosphate isomerase produces MKRESLALKVDGERLRVLDQTKLPHAEEWIEIDSVATMVAAIQKLAVRGAPLIGVAAALTLAREAKLGKPPQALLTSCAELRASRPTAVNLMNLLDEMRTKFETGGHDPQILIQLAEHFFDEDVAMCERMANNAQKYIQDGDRILTHCNTGGLATVGLGTALGGIKKAHALGKKIHVYVDETRPLLQGARLTTWELAQAGIPFTLITDNMAGAAFQAGMIDKVFVGADRITVNGDVANKIGTYSVAVLAKHHGKDFFVVAPRTTFDLAMKEGREIPIEQRHAREVLGNLPASIPAWNPSFDMTPAHLIRDIITDSV; encoded by the coding sequence ATGAAACGTGAATCCCTCGCGCTCAAGGTCGACGGGGAACGGCTGCGTGTCCTCGATCAAACGAAGCTTCCCCACGCCGAGGAGTGGATCGAGATCGACTCGGTCGCCACGATGGTCGCCGCGATCCAGAAGCTCGCGGTGCGTGGCGCACCCCTGATCGGCGTCGCGGCCGCACTGACGCTGGCTCGCGAGGCGAAGCTCGGCAAACCCCCGCAAGCGCTTCTCACCTCCTGCGCGGAACTGCGCGCCTCGCGCCCCACCGCCGTGAACCTCATGAACCTGCTCGACGAGATGAGGACAAAGTTCGAGACCGGCGGCCACGATCCGCAAATCCTGATCCAACTCGCGGAGCATTTTTTCGATGAAGACGTCGCCATGTGCGAGCGCATGGCAAACAACGCGCAAAAGTACATCCAAGACGGAGACCGCATCCTGACCCATTGTAATACGGGTGGCCTGGCCACCGTGGGGCTGGGCACGGCACTGGGCGGAATCAAGAAGGCGCACGCCCTCGGCAAAAAGATCCACGTCTACGTCGACGAAACCCGTCCGCTACTTCAGGGCGCGCGGTTGACCACTTGGGAACTCGCGCAGGCGGGCATCCCTTTCACGCTGATCACGGACAATATGGCGGGCGCCGCGTTTCAAGCCGGGATGATCGACAAGGTCTTCGTCGGCGCCGATCGCATCACCGTCAACGGAGACGTCGCCAACAAAATCGGAACATATAGTGTCGCCGTACTCGCCAAACACCACGGGAAAGACTTTTTCGTCGTCGCTCCCCGAACCACCTTCGATCTCGCCATGAAAGAAGGACGCGAAATTCCGATCGAGCAACGTCATGCCCGTGAGGTTTTAGGAAACCTTCCCGCATCGATCCCCGCTTGGAATCCGTCTTTCGATATGACTCCCGCGCACCTGATTCGAGACATCATCACGGATTCGGTTTAA
- a CDS encoding purine-nucleoside phosphorylase: MVQQKSIDFLLGKYSSFSVKLPSAHVVLGSGFGQALDALPASEWELKGEIPFGEVPGLTASTVPDHAGRYRVYLHKPTGKAVQFQMGRLHGYEGHNPRAIVQTVMIPRCCGIENFLLTNAAGGLDTKMNPGDVMVINDHVNMTGSNPLIGENPKWPDGRELGPRFPDMGNTYQPAWQKALRTRLESQKLKVHDGIYMGLMGPVFETHAEVRLYAQWGMKAVGMSTVWEAIVLKHSGAKLAGLSLISNLGAGLTDQHLDHFVILETCRKSAAQIIAGVGEFLRDEVLK; the protein is encoded by the coding sequence ATGGTTCAACAAAAGTCGATCGATTTCCTGCTCGGAAAATACTCTTCCTTCTCCGTCAAACTCCCGTCCGCGCACGTTGTCCTCGGCTCTGGCTTCGGTCAGGCGTTGGATGCGCTTCCCGCAAGCGAGTGGGAACTCAAAGGCGAGATTCCTTTCGGCGAAGTGCCCGGTCTGACGGCATCGACCGTTCCCGACCACGCCGGCCGCTACCGGGTTTATCTGCACAAACCCACCGGCAAAGCCGTGCAGTTCCAGATGGGACGCCTGCACGGCTACGAAGGCCACAACCCCCGCGCCATCGTGCAGACCGTGATGATCCCGCGTTGCTGCGGCATCGAGAACTTCCTGCTGACCAACGCCGCCGGCGGCCTCGACACGAAAATGAATCCCGGTGACGTCATGGTCATCAACGACCACGTCAACATGACCGGCTCGAATCCGCTGATCGGAGAAAATCCGAAATGGCCCGACGGCCGCGAACTCGGTCCCCGCTTCCCCGACATGGGGAACACCTACCAGCCCGCTTGGCAAAAAGCGCTGCGCACGCGCCTGGAATCGCAAAAACTGAAAGTCCACGACGGCATCTACATGGGCCTGATGGGTCCCGTTTTCGAAACGCACGCCGAAGTGCGCCTTTACGCTCAATGGGGTATGAAAGCGGTCGGCATGTCCACCGTCTGGGAAGCGATCGTGCTGAAACACTCGGGCGCGAAACTCGCGGGCCTTTCGCTGATCTCGAACCTGGGTGCGGGTCTGACCGATCAGCATCTCGATCACTTCGTGATCCTCGAGACCTGCCGTAAATCCGCCGCGCAGATCATCGCGGGCGTCGGCGAATTCCTGCGCGACGAGGTCTTGAAGTGA
- a CDS encoding class II aldolase/adducin family protein, with protein MEGRIVNQARIVEICRRLHQRNLLSAADGNVSLRVSDNEIWITPSGLNKGFIDPEDLACIDIDNRVIQGRPSGERLMHLEVYRTCTEAKAIVHAHPPTAIAWSIARPELTELPADTMSEVILAVGRVPIAPYARPGTQAMGDVLRPLAPAHRVMILARHGALSWGESLDEAYNGMERLEAIAQILKAAHELGGLTSLPKEEIAALKAIRAQMGPQTL; from the coding sequence ATTGAAGGCCGAATCGTGAATCAAGCACGGATCGTCGAGATCTGCCGACGTCTGCACCAACGGAATCTGCTTTCCGCCGCCGACGGGAACGTCAGCCTGCGCGTTTCAGATAACGAGATCTGGATCACGCCCAGCGGACTCAACAAAGGCTTCATCGACCCCGAAGATCTCGCCTGCATCGACATCGACAACCGCGTGATTCAAGGCCGTCCCAGCGGCGAACGACTGATGCATCTCGAGGTCTACCGCACCTGCACGGAGGCCAAGGCCATCGTGCACGCGCACCCACCAACCGCGATCGCATGGTCCATCGCGCGTCCCGAACTGACCGAACTTCCCGCCGACACCATGTCCGAAGTGATCTTGGCCGTCGGCCGCGTGCCCATCGCGCCCTACGCGCGGCCCGGAACGCAGGCCATGGGCGATGTTCTGCGCCCCCTCGCGCCCGCGCACCGGGTGATGATCCTGGCCCGTCACGGCGCGCTCTCTTGGGGCGAAAGCCTGGATGAGGCCTACAACGGCATGGAGCGCCTCGAAGCCATCGCGCAAATCCTGAAAGCCGCGCACGAACTCGGCGGTCTGACCTCGCTTCCCAAGGAAGAAATCGCCGCACTGAAAGCGATCCGCGCGCAAATGGGACCGCAAACCTTATGA
- a CDS encoding amidohydrolase — translation MKPRFELGLRVDWCLTMKNGSTEPVRNFFVGVNEGRITAARPFKPADRKACRKFIDRKNMVLIPGLINAHTHLPMTLFRGLEDDVPLKVWLFDCILPLEAALTSKAFVKAGTELALRECIRFGTTTVSDMYFFTAASADVWDKGGLRGIFTQAFADFPIPEDKVYGPDREKRFFDLRKKYRAHPRIDIGVAPHAPYSCSDETLRRMGELSRQENCLLHIHVSEAAHEKPDSLEKYGEKPVHRLKRLGVLGERTVGAHSVHLDDDEIELYRETGTSPIYNPDSNSKLASGVAPLPKYLDAKIPVALGTDGSASANDLSMFGAMDVGLKIQKLFHGDAMALRGPDALRMATIDGARALGLEDRIGSIEEGKCADLVCVDLNFPHLQPVHDLVSQLVYAANGLEVDTVVCHGQVLLKDKQFAKPAHRKIPPAVESFRKKIQKHLQTLKAES, via the coding sequence GTGAAACCCCGGTTCGAGCTCGGACTCCGCGTCGACTGGTGTCTGACGATGAAGAACGGCTCGACCGAACCCGTACGCAACTTCTTCGTCGGCGTGAACGAAGGGCGCATCACCGCGGCCCGCCCGTTCAAACCTGCCGACCGCAAAGCCTGCCGCAAATTCATCGACCGTAAAAACATGGTGCTCATCCCCGGGCTCATCAACGCGCACACGCATCTGCCGATGACGCTGTTCCGCGGACTCGAGGACGACGTTCCCCTCAAGGTGTGGCTGTTCGACTGCATTCTTCCGCTCGAGGCCGCACTCACGTCCAAAGCCTTCGTCAAGGCCGGCACCGAGCTGGCCCTTCGCGAATGCATCCGCTTCGGCACGACCACCGTCAGCGACATGTACTTCTTCACTGCGGCGTCGGCCGACGTCTGGGATAAGGGCGGACTGCGCGGCATCTTCACCCAAGCCTTCGCCGACTTCCCGATCCCCGAGGACAAAGTCTACGGACCCGATCGCGAAAAACGTTTCTTCGACTTGCGGAAAAAATATCGCGCGCATCCCCGCATCGACATCGGCGTGGCCCCCCACGCCCCTTACAGCTGCTCGGACGAAACCTTGCGCCGCATGGGCGAACTTTCGCGCCAGGAAAATTGTCTTCTGCACATCCACGTCTCGGAAGCCGCCCACGAGAAACCCGACAGTCTGGAAAAGTATGGGGAAAAACCCGTGCACCGCCTGAAACGCCTGGGCGTTTTGGGTGAGCGCACGGTCGGCGCGCATTCGGTACACCTCGATGACGACGAAATCGAGCTTTACCGCGAGACCGGCACCTCGCCGATCTACAATCCCGACTCGAATTCGAAACTCGCTTCGGGTGTCGCCCCGCTGCCGAAATATCTGGACGCGAAAATTCCGGTGGCCCTCGGCACCGACGGCAGCGCCAGCGCGAACGATCTGTCGATGTTCGGCGCGATGGACGTCGGACTGAAGATCCAGAAGCTCTTCCACGGCGACGCCATGGCGCTGCGCGGACCCGACGCACTTCGCATGGCGACCATCGACGGCGCCCGCGCGTTGGGACTGGAGGACCGCATCGGCAGCATCGAGGAAGGCAAATGCGCGGATCTTGTCTGCGTGGATCTGAACTTCCCCCATCTGCAGCCCGTGCACGATCTGGTCAGCCAGCTGGTCTACGCGGCGAACGGCCTTGAGGTCGACACCGTCGTCTGCCACGGACAAGTTCTGCTGAAGGACAAACAGTTCGCGAAACCCGCGCACCGGAAGATCCCCCCGGCCGTGGAGAGCTTCCGCAAAAAAATCCAAAAGCATCTGCAAACATTGAAGGCCGAATCGTGA